In the Chromobacterium sp. ATCC 53434 genome, GAAACCGTAGGAACCATCTTCGATCTGGCGGATCGAGGCCTGGATCTTCTGCAGCAGCTTGCGCTCGCGGTCGCGGGTACGCAGCTCCAGCGCGTATTCTTCTTCCAGCGTGGCCCGGTCGGCCGGGTCAGGCGTGGCTTCCTGTTCCTGCAGATGGCTGGCAGTGGCGTTGGCGTTTAGCAGCAACTCCTGCTGCATCTGCAACAACCGGTCCTTGAAGAACTCAAGGTGGTCGGCGTTCATGTAATCATCGCCTTCCCAGTTGAGGATATCCTGTTCGGTCAGCTTGGCCATGTTTGGTGCTTCCAGCATTGAGTTGGCAACAGGCGGAGAAGATTACCGGCGGGCCAATGTTTGCGCAACTGTCTTGAGCTTGAATCCAAATAATCACCCACTGCCGCTAACATTTGATATAGCCCGGTTTTTCTTCGATAACAAGTCCGCCAAAATTCGATGAAAGGCAATCAATTCGCCGGTTTCGACCGGCGCCGGCCCGACAAGTTCAAAGGCGGCCCGGGCCGCCTTTGCAAGCAGGCAAATCCGTTGCGGACTTGCCTCAATTAAATCCGAGCGCAACTTATTTCTGGCTCAGCACCCACTTCACCAGCGCGCGCAGATCGGCGTCCGGGATATTCGGATGCGGCGTCATCGGAATCGGTCCCCACACGCCGGAACCGCCGTTTTTCACCTTGGCCATCAACATCGCCTCGGCGCCCTTTTGACCGGCGTATTTTTTCGCCACGTCCTTGTAAGCGGGGCCGACGATCTTTTTGTCCACCGCATGACAGGCGGTACAGCTGTATTTCTGCGCCAGCTGCAAATTGGCCAGGGCGGGGGCGGCGGCGGCGCCCATCAGCAGGGCCGCGAGCAGAATCTTTTTCATCATGGTTCTTCCTATCGTTTCACAAAACCGCCAGCCCGGACGAGCCGGCGGTCAAGGTATGACAGATAACCCGTTTTACTGGGCGACGACATTGAGTTGCATCAAAAAGCCCGCTTCCAGCATACGTACCGGCAGCATCAGAATCACCTGGATGATGATCAGCAACACCAGCGGCGACAGGTCCACCCCGCCGACCGCGACGCGGCGGAACGGCCGCAGGAACGGCCGGGTCAGGCTGTCCAGCACCGGCGCCAGCGGATTATAGGGATTGACCCAGCTGAGCACCGCCTGCACGATCACCGCGCCCATCAGCAGCGTCAGCGACTGCTTGAACACCTCCAGCAGCGACAGCAGCGCCAGCGCCACCCACACCTGCGGGAAGGCGAACACCTCCGGCACCGAGCCCAGCAACAGCATCAGCACGTTGGCCAGCAGGCAGGTCAGCCAGGCCAGCAACATGGTCGCGGTATCGTAGTTGCGCACCGACGGCACCAGCTTGCGCGCCGGCACCACCAGAAAATTGGTGGCGGCCATCACGAACTGGCACACCGGATGCTTGAACGGCGCGCGCACCACCTGCAGGTAGAAGCGCAGCAGCAAGACCAGCACGAACAGGCCGGACAAGGTCTTGATCAGGAATTGCAGGGTATCGACAAGCATGATCTTCGCTCACTCCTGGCTCAGTTGTTGGCCCATCTCGATCGAGCGCTCGCGACAATCCATCGCGCCGGCGACGATGGCCGCCTTGACGCCGTCGGCCTCGAAGCGCGCGATCGCGCGCTCGGTGGTGCCGCCCTTGGACATCACGTTCCGCCGCAGCGTCGCCACCGGCAGCGGACTTTGCCGCGCCAGCTCGACGGCGCCGTCGAAGGTCGCCAGCACCAGCTCGCGCGCCCGCTCCTCGTCGAAGCCGGCCCGCGCCGCGGCCTCCATCATGCTCTCGATGAAATAGAACACATAGGCCG is a window encoding:
- the dksA gene encoding RNA polymerase-binding protein DksA, with the protein product MAKLTEQDILNWEGDDYMNADHLEFFKDRLLQMQQELLLNANATASHLQEQEATPDPADRATLEEEYALELRTRDRERKLLQKIQASIRQIEDGSYGFCEDTGEPIGLKRLMARPTATLSVEAQERRERMKRQYAD
- a CDS encoding YggT family protein, producing MLVDTLQFLIKTLSGLFVLVLLLRFYLQVVRAPFKHPVCQFVMAATNFLVVPARKLVPSVRNYDTATMLLAWLTCLLANVLMLLLGSVPEVFAFPQVWVALALLSLLEVFKQSLTLLMGAVIVQAVLSWVNPYNPLAPVLDSLTRPFLRPFRRVAVGGVDLSPLVLLIIIQVILMLPVRMLEAGFLMQLNVVAQ
- a CDS encoding c-type cytochrome, which produces MKKILLAALLMGAAAAPALANLQLAQKYSCTACHAVDKKIVGPAYKDVAKKYAGQKGAEAMLMAKVKNGGSGVWGPIPMTPHPNIPDADLRALVKWVLSQK